Genomic segment of Bemisia tabaci chromosome 9, PGI_BMITA_v3:
AAACGGCCCGATTTTCGATCATAGACCCTTATTCAGTGATCAATTAGGTAACGGCGTCGATACGTTTACTGACCCACATCCCGGGCGCGGCGTCGGGGGCCGCGGACACGTCGCCGTCGGGCGGCGTCCCCGAATCCGGGGCTTTCGAAAGTCCCCGCGGACTGGTCACCGCGGCGGAGtggacaccccccccctccccgggtcCCCCTAAATTCGTGGACCGTAAAGTCGGAGGAAATCCTGCGGTCGGCCGCCGGGGCCGCACAGTAGGTGGTCAATGGGGAAAAATTGGACAtcgtttcgaaattttaaaagcttgcGTCAGCGTTCCTTAAGCGGAAGAacgcaacactggaaaaaaaacattggatctagagtcgagactcttgaaaacattgacaagaagaaatacttttgattcaatcaaatttttgcttaaatcaaaaggaaatccgctcaaattaagagacttgggtcttgatttaagcaaaaatccgattgaatcaagagtatttcttcttgtcgatgtttttaagagtctcgactgtaggtccgatgtgttttttttttttttttttttttttccagtgaacgccGTTCAAAGGctgaaaaattgacttgaacAATTCAATGGTTTGCAGAAATATGCGTTTGCAACTATTGTCCAAATTTTGTAACTTTCGtatgaaatgaaaagaaaaatcggtgaaatctTTAACTAGGAATTtcctaggattttttttttttttttagttagatCCGTGCGGATTCAACTCAACGTAGGTTTTCTTTTGAGTTAAAAAGCGTcgttttgctatcgttaagtTTACGTCAAAAAACGATGACAACCCAActtttttaactcaaaaaaagctgatTTTAAGTTAAGCGCACACGGATTTAactaaaaataaacgtttttcaGCGTTCCCCACTGTGGGCCGGGGCGGATCCGAGCGGTAACGTATGAGGTCCGGGCGGTTCACGAACGAGAGCGTCCGTTTTCGTTGATGTCTTGCTCAAGCCGCCTTGATTAGGCTTTACGTAACGGCCGGCCGGCGAGCACTCGCGGAAACCGCGGGATCGCTCCCGTCGGACGCTCCGATTCGCGTGTCCCCCCCAAGTGATAGCCAACAGGACCGTAAGTGCAGTTCCGTATGAGCCTTGGTCAGCACATGCTCTTAcgggtctcgaggttcatcctgggctgcacttacggctcttttcCGTGACGCGAATCCCCTCGAATGCTGTGATTCGCCCGACGCAGCGTGTCCTCCCGAAGCGAGTCGTAAGTGCAATTCcatatgagccatggttagcacatgctcttACGAATCTCGAGGCTCATCCTggattgcacttacggctttatACCGTAACGGACACTTTCCCTGTCCCGTTGGACGCTGCGATCCGCCCGGCGCAGCGTGTCCCCTCGAAGAGACCCGTAAGTACAGTTCCATATGAGAAATGGTTAGCACATGCGCTTACGGATTTGGAGGCTCATCCTggattgcacttacggctttatACCGTAACGGACACTTTCCCTGTCCCGTTGGACGCTGCGATCCGCCCGGCGCAGCGTGTCCCCTCGAAGAGACCCGTAAGTACAGTTCCATATGAGAAATGGTTAGCACATGCGCTTACGGATTTGGAGGCTCATCCTggattgcacttacggctttatACCGTAACGGACACTTTCCCTGTCCCGTTGGACGCTGCGATCCGCCCGGCGCAGCGTGTCCCCTCGAAGAGACCCGTAGGTACAGTTCCATATGAGAAATGGTTAGCACATGCGCTTACGGATTTGGAGGCTCATCCTGGACTGCACATACGACTCTATACCGTAACGGACGCTTCCCCTGtcccgttctgccgtgctaaggaagaacgtcgtatgaacattcgagagttgccaaatttccttcactaaaatgttcatttttgagaaaatttatgaatatttttcattgaaaatttcagaaactttagctgaaattgcgaacaaaattaactgaaaaattggaagaaaaatattcataagttttccgggaaatttgtgttttgtcaaaggaaatatggcaacgcctgaaggctcatacggcgttcttccttagcacggcagcgttggaCGCTGAGATTCGCCCCGCGCAGCGTGTCCCTTCGAagtgatagcgaagagaccCGTAAGTGCAGTTCCGTATGAGTCACGGTTAGCAAATGATTTTACAGATCTCGAGGCTCATCCTGgactgcacttacggctctACTCCGTAACGCGGCAGTGCAATGGATAGTACTCGCACGACACGATCGGAATGAGGCCTTCGAAATGAGCGATCGATGCGACCGTCGTGTGACAAAATACTCCGGTTTGAGACGTCTTGATATTCCTGGATGCGTTCTCAGGTTATCGCCGATCATACTGATTTTATCATAGAAAACGTTGGAATATACGAGTTTGGGTATCGTATGctttcaattttctctgaaagggagaaaaattaaaagttgcacaatctgaaAAACAACTCGGACCACTTGGTTCTTTCCTACTTGACACGGACAAGGATATAgccatttttattcatttcttttcaCCTACAGACCATTTATTGACACTACTACACagaagaaaaacgccgcatgaacctccgtcagttgccaactttttttcattaaatacgaatttccggaaaaaacTGCGAATACTTTttgcgttcaatttttcagggaattttaaggtGGTTATATTTagattctctgaaatttgcaaggtgaaatattcataactatcttcaaaaattagcaaaaaaacatttaaaagtagattgaaaaaaaatccggccgtggaagccgtacttgcctacgggctacatagacataccgtccgcgttccgggcgtagcatccggagcaattgaggcactggatgcgaaaagggcacttcccgattgcagtgtttcagaatctctgttgctaattaatcccttggagaagaATTTATTGCGTAATTTTGCCAGAAgtctttccatagaaaattgtagaatcataaggaatattcagtgtaattttaagtgaaatggatgcgttcactttccttacaatgattgaaatattagaggagactctgaaacactgcaaccgagaagtgtccctttcgcatccagtgccttgattgaagctacggcttcagcacccgaaactttcggcctctgagaccggaacggacggtacacggagaaaaaaacttcgtgcgtgcttccgaagtttaggtcatatggatctctgaagttttcggattgagcatctgaacactttaggtctagctgtcgaggttcggatcaaacatctggaacttcagttcttacatctgaagtacttcggttttcacatccgaaagacttcggttctcacatccgaaaaacttcggttctcacatctgaagtacttcagctgtaagaactgaagtttcagatgtgtgatccgaacctcgacagctagacctaaaaagttcagatgctcaatccgaaaacttcccgagatccatatggcctaaacttcgggtctcacgcacgaggttttcttctccgtgtgcATAGCCCGTACCTTTCTCTTTCAGTGTGTATTTCCAAGTTCAGCTCCTAAAATCAACTTTCGACCTCCTGTTTCAGATGCTATTGGGGAAGGCAGCGCTCCTCAGCATACTGATAGCAGCCCTCACAGGAGCGACCGGAGAGCCAGCATTCGGCGGGAGCCGAGCGGAGGATGACGGAGCGGCCGGACGCCCGACCGCCGCCGCGGAGCCGGAgccggcggcggcgcgcgccaCCCTCGACCGGCATCGGGCGCCGGAGACGACGCCGACCCCGCCCGCCGCCACGCGCGCCCCCTTCCGCGGCAGCGCCAAGTTTGTAAATAACATAGCCACCACTAATCAAGGTTACGATTATAAACCCGTTAGCTTAAGTAGTAGACAACCCTCGCGGCGCCCCATGACGCCCGAGACCCCGAAACGGAAGACTCCCAGTCAGAGGACACTTAGTTTAAGTAGAACACAACCCGAGAATGATACGAGTCAGTCATCCCCCGGAGAGCAGAGAGAACACAGGTCTTCATCGCCGGTTAGACCGTACGACACGCGACCTGGAAGAACACAACCCGAGAATGATACGAGTCAGTCATCCCCCGGAGAGCAGAGAGAACACAGGTCTTCATCACTGGTTAGACCGTACGACACGCGACCAGGGAGAACACAACCCGAGAATGATACGAGTCAGTCATCCCCCGGAGAGCAGAGAGAACACAGATCTTCATCGCCGGTTAGACCGTACGACACACGACCAGGAAGAACACAACCCGAGAATGATCCGAGTCAGTCATCCCCCGGAGAGCAAAGAGAACACAGATCTTCATCACTGGTTAGACCGTACGACACGCGACCTGGGAGAACACAACCCGATACACAGAATGATCCGAGTCAGTCATCCCCGGAGAGCAAAGAGAACACAGGTCTTCATCCCCAGTGAGAGCGTACGACACGCAACCCGGGCGATCAACCACATCGCGTCCGGTCCGGACGAGAGGAACAACCGAATCGAGAAAGGAAGAGGAGAGCACGACTAGGTATTCATCGATACGCAGACCGTACGACAGAGTCATAGGTAATAACGAAAGACAGGTAGCACCCGACGAAACGGTGACGCAGTCGACCAAACAAAGAACGTATGACAAATCTATAAGTTTAAACGATAGGAGGACGAGTGAGACACCGCCGGTTGAGACTTCAAACTCGGACTCCGACGGGGATTCGCTTCGGTTAAGTAGGGAATCGACTCGGAATTCCGAGATGATAGTGAGGACGATCGACGACCCTGCATCGCCGACGGTATCGAAACAACAAAAACTCAGGATTCTCGTCCGGTCGGACGCGAAGAAATCGACGAAAAAGAACAAATACAGTGAACTAGTCAGAGCACCGACGTCCGAGAGGGTCGACGGAGAGTCGAGTACGAGAGACACCTCTGAGGAACCCGAAGTCGGTGGGAGTACAGAAGCAACTGCAGTCGGAAGGTTGAACAAGTTGACGTTCTTCAGGAATGGGGAGGAGATAAAAGGAGAAGACCTGGCGAAGAAGCGCGTCACAAGGCTGCAGAATCCAAGAGATTCGAATTCGGAGAAAGCTGTAGAGAGCTTGGAGCCGGCGAGCGCCAACGGAGGTAACGACAAGACCAACAGCTCGGCCGACGACGGAGACGAGGATAAGAAGACACTGTCGCAGCAAGTGGCGGACGGGAAGTACGGCTTAATCCACACGGAGCTGTTCTCAGTGAAGCCGACTCGGCCAGGGATCATCAACTACGAGATCAACCCCGAAGTGCCAAAGGACAATGTAAATAATCTGGGGGGACTGAACGCCGAGGAGATCTGGTTGGCCGAGAACCACTTGCTCGTACTGTCCGGAGGCGGGTTCAGCGATCAGAATTCCCGGACGAGGTGGACGCCGATCGACAATTACCAAGCTCCACGCCGGCAAGTCAAAATCCCGGAAAGACCCAAAGTTCCTCCACCGTTTCCGGTCCAGCTCACGGACGACGGACCGATAGAGTTCCTGAAAGACGAGAACGGGACTGAACACAGGCCTCCTTTCTTCCCTCCCGATTTCAATCCTTTGGCTTTTCCTCCGCCGTTCCCTCCGAACGGTTCCTTCGACGGCGGCTTCCCTCCTCCGTTCCCAGTGCCACCTGGATTCTTTCCGGGAAACATAACGCCTGGAGCGTATCCTCCGTTTCCGCCTCCTTATCCCTTCCCGCCGAGTCTGCAAAATGACTCGAGGCCCTTGCCTCTTCCACCAAGACTGCCACCGAAGTTACCGTTCCTCCCGCCTCCGGGTAACGGAACGGAATTCGACGAGGACGATCCTGCTTTGTATTATCCGCCTCCTTATGATTTCTACTACCCCAAGGATAATCATTCCATAGTTCCTCCTGGTCCTCTGGTGCCGGGTATCGTGCTACCGCCGCCTCCAGATTTCTTCGCACCGCTGAACGAAAAGCCGAAGAACAAGACCAAAACGAAGAGTAAAGCCCGCCCACGACCGAGCAATACGTATCTGCCACCGCCTCCACTTAAGAAAGTTCCTCAGATATTCCGGACTACGACCTCGACCACAACTTCGACCATCGCCACGACGACGGCAAAACCGATAGTGCACAATGACGTTACAACGCCGGAGTATTATTACGTCCAAACAACGTCACCGAAGCCGATAGCAGATGATATAACCAATGAAATCACGCAAACCACCGTTTCTAACCCCAAATACAGCTTACCTATTGAGGAGAACGACTGGATGCCTATTCCTGCTCCTGTTCCTAGCTACATTACCGGTCCTAAAAAACCGGTTAAGGCGGGCATCGTCTACACATTCACTCACACTACTCCCCCGGCGAGCAAACCTATTTTCCACGGCTATACATACGAAAAACCCAAAATACCTTTCAAGACGCCCGATTTAGATTTGTACTACAAACCACAACAAAACACAAAATACGACGACCAGCAAAGTTTTACTCCTTCGAACTTTTCTAATCAAATAAATAATGAACTTAACTTGGTTTACCCGGTGGATAATGACCCACCAAGAGACCCCTCGTACGTCACCAGTACAGGATCTCCTTCGCCGCTTTATGACAGTCTACAAtttaaacataacttcaaagaCTACTTCGGAGGCACACACTTGAAAGGATCGAAAGGTTTCTTACAGTCAACGACCGACACTCCTTTCAAATCCTACAGTACAACATTACGTCCCTACGGAAAACCTAAGGCCTTGGAGGCTACATACTATTTCTACGAAGAGCCGAAAGAATCTTCAGACGAGTACACAGATGGCAAACACACTCACACCAAAGCGACGAGGAAGCCACACCATGCTTTTTACCCAACACCTGGGAACGGGTTCCATTCAAGTACACCCAGACCTATTTATCATCACGCTCAGTCCGACTACAACAGTGTAACTAGTACTACCACACCCGCACCGGAGAAATACTATTACGTTGCTGATCTTAGCGATCCTGAGAAGTTTAATAGTGAGGAGAAATACAAACCGAGCATTTTCGACGAGACCCTTAAAAAACCACTCAAGTCTGAAGTAGGTTCAAGACCTATAGTAGAGTTCAGCTACAGTGCTCCTTCTTATTCAGGTGACAGTGGCGCCGGTCACCTGAGCGACTATTTCAATTCGAAACCATTTTTCGACAGTCCTAAATTCGTGGTCACTCCGAAACCGGACAACGTCGTATACGTGCGCCCCGCGAGACCGACCCAGTCGCCGTTGGACGACTACTACAGTACGACTAAGCCACCTCGCGTTTTCAAGAGCGCGAACCGAACAGTAACGACCCAACAGACACCCTGGTACGGTCTCACGAAAGAACAGATAGCGACCGAAAATCCTTACTACGCTTTCTTCACGCACCAGGACGATGGTCTGATCGACGACATAACCAAAACGTACTTCACGATTTTCGGCCAGAAGATAAAAGCCACCCCTTCACCGGACATAGACGCGCCGAGGAAACATCCCCGACCGCATCAACCCAAGTCCGGAGCTCCGGCCCCACCTTTGCTCTTCAACGGTGCTATATATAGTTCGCCCAAGCCGAACTACATAGAACTGCCATATCAACCGGTGTCCCATCGCCCGGAGCACACGACTTCCAACTACGCGACGTCCTCGGAAGACTACGGGGAGAACTTCCCGAATCGATACACGACCACTCGTCCTCCTCAGATCGCATTCCCGACGTTTTCATCCCCTCACGAGAACGTCCAATTCACGACCCCTAAACCTTTCTACCACGGGTCTTACGGTTCTGGGAATAAGCTGGTTCCTATCCAGTATTCGACGCCGCAACCGTCGGGCGACTCGAGTAACCATCACTTCAACCAGCGACCGATAAAAATCAGGCCCCCGGTGCTGTACAACGACGAACTCGTCAATTACAAGAGGCCTTTGCCGCCGATCAATCCGGACGCGGAGTTCATCGCTCCCCGTCCGTTCAGGAACAACAAATTCAAAGGCCGACCGAGACTCCCCAGCGGGACGAGTCAGATCATTTCTTATCGCTTGCCGGGCAATGGCGGGGGTCATTTCTACTTCTTGACGCCGCAAGAGGTACGGAATTTTGACCCGATCGAGCCGCTTGCTGGAGAGAACGGAGAAACTGAAGACAAGGGCTACTTCAAGAGGGAGACTCATCGAACACTGGATGTGGAGCGAGGTGGGAAAGAAACGAAGGTTCAGCCGGTAGAAGTTAAATAGAGTAAGGCGAAACCAAGCCAGAGAACTCATGGTGGTGTTTGagaatctgaaaaatttcaagcattcGTGGGTCGAGTCATCTGCCGATGACTGTAAAATAGAAGGCGAGGACTCGGTCATTTCAATGAACCGAGAGAATTGCTACTGGGCTACGGAAGAACGCtttataagccttcagacgttgacaaatttctttcgataaaatatgagtttttaggaaaatctatgaatattttacagagaatttaaCTCGCAATGTGatttaaattttctggaaatttcaagaaaaaatattcggagctctcctcaaaaataagtatcTTATCGGAGCAAATGTGGCAAGTCTCGAttgttcatgcgacgtttttcctagcacggcagattacgcCTCCCCACAAATCAAAAGACTGCGACTTGATGATCCAGCTGAGATGAAGGATCAGAAGTTTGGATTTTCGTGTTTTTGCATAGAGCAAAGATCGCGAATGGCAAAGTCTTCTACACTAGTAAATTTAAGTCTTGGGATTTCGTCTGTAATGTCTGCTTGCGTAGGACACAAAGCAATCGTTCTTCTCTCAACTGGATGCACTGCGATGAAGCACTACGTTTAGTTGATAACTAACGACAgatcgtcgttcctctgacgtcaGGGCGAGTCTAGATTTCcagatgagccccagaaagcgtgGATTTTtatgtgaaacagggctcacgggataattggactgcattttgcaatttggagctataaattctggctcatctaaaaaaacacttatgtgcataggaaaactaatggcacatacgttgtttttaaaccgggccagaatttatagttcctaattgcaaaatgtagtccaattgagatGCGCCCTTCCGCTAGGGGGCGACAAGATAAGGACGCTTATTCTTCTGGACCAGGACATGTATGATACGATTTTAGAATAACTTCAGTGCATTGACTTACGACTGCAACGATAAGAAAAGAAATTAGACATGATCACTTACAGCTTCTACAGCGACTTGTgccaaataattttatttcctgCCCTCCCTTCTGATTTTTATACTTCAGCCAGAGAGATAATACCTCAGTGCTACAATAAAAACTCTAGTTTCCcaaatcctttaaaaaaaactgcaagcTACTATGACGTTTGTGGAATGATTTAGTAATCATAAGATACTTCTCTGAACATAAAAGACTACCTTCAGAGTAAGTGCCTAGAATAATGATCATTGACCATCTTATTATTGTTTAATCAGCCGAATTGATGTTCGTTAGGTCTCGCTTTTTGACACCACAAAAACAGAACACCCCTTGGACAGTTTCTTTGATGAGACTATAAAGCAACGCTGACTTTTGTGACGAGGACACGTCAttgacagtggcgaggcgtgaataatcgattattgatcttcccccatttgaacctatggcaaagaatcgattattaaggcgttcttTTCGAACATCccctttatcgatcctttcccaggaaaatggcaggtcaatcgatacatcgcaaagcacgccgcgccactgatcaTTGACCTTACAAATTCAACGCATTCTTTGAGTCCACGTGTTTTCGCAAACTAAACAGCATgacattaattttttacctCATTAATTGAGAGCTCAAAGATATTACATAAATTCTGATCATTTTACAGCTTCAAGATCGAATGATCATCTGAAATTCGGCGTTTCGGCTGAATCTAACTTTGAGACTCAATTGATGTCTTTTTATAATTATACTTGAATTGtgatacatttatttttaaaatcaatgcaaaatatCTGTTGCATGTTATATTGGttgatgtaaaaatataaaaaataaacgtgatgtaaaatacatgaaaaatgcAGTTTGACAGTTATTTCCTTACACTccaaaaaccacgcctttattacgttgaatttctttgttaaaattggtaagtgagtgcttcagtcttctggcaacagaattgcgatctcaaatttggagaaaaatgacgagtagctgaaaaaattgaaccaattgatgccatatgtcgcatgccgttctgacacgaaatatggcgtccatcgaatcaccttaattcaACATGAGAGATACGCATAATTTGAAGAATAAGGCAACATTGGACAAGCTCGCCGGTTAATTGCTCCAGTTCAAATTCACTAGTAAATTGCGCGCGCGCGAGTTGTAGGTGCATAAAAACTTCCAACTGTCGAACGCGGGTCCATTTTTAGAACTTGTCTTTTAAATCGCATTTTTAATGCGCGGCTTTACAGCTCCGTGCTCGCCGCCCGGGTCCGGGTGACTTTCGAGCGGGGCGGATAGAAATGTCCGAGCACTCGCCTGTCCGCCGTTAATTGCCCCTTGAAAGGTGGActgcactgtcgtgctaaggaaaaacgccgtatggaccttcaagcgttgccaaatttcctctggtaaaatgcgaatttattggggaaatttgaaatatttttattcaaattcttcagactattttgttcgcaattcaatataagatacctgaaaattttaaggaaaaatatgcataacattccttaaaaataaacattttatcgaaggtaatttggcaaagctcgaatgttcatacggcgttctgtcttagcacggtagtacaaGATCGCTGGGCTGGGCACTGGGGATGGCTAAACGAGGAAAAGACTGCTTCGAGAAAATATGTATGAGAATCAAGAAGCTCACCATATCATCACAATACTGCCGGATACTTTTAAAGGATAgttcgacgtttcaaaatttccgcagccattttattatttatttatttatttcttttaaccCTTTCATTACCACGCACGGATATATCCGTGCAGCGCAAAGCGCTTCCCCCGCGCCACTCACGGATATATCCGTGATTTGACCCTGCCGTGTTCATCTCCCTCTAGCTGTACTCGATATGAACCGAATTCAACATGTGAGTAGTGCTATCTATCCGGAAATAGATGAACTACAACGCTGGCTTGTTTTTATGTTGATCCGCTAGATAGCGCGCGCACTGTATGACCGGGATAGTTTGATCCGCGCGCGaggaaatttatacaaaattggTTCATGGTTATGTCGTTGTTTTTCGATCGTATAGGATTATTTTGTGCATTTCTTTTGAAGTACGTTTACTCTATAACCTATCAAGATCATctgtacaaaatttcaagttgctgGGATGAGCAGGGAACACATAACAGTAAGAATACTGGAACATCAATTACACAGCAAGCGCGCAGAAAAATAACCCGGTTTCTGGGGACGGGTCACCTGCTAGGTAACTTGGTAATGAAAAGGTTTTAAACAGAGAAACGGTTTAACGAAGCTGCCCGAAAATTTCAGTTATTGCGGGATATTTTGAAAGGATAGTTCGCTGTGGAATCCcttcatacagggtgtaccaaaagtccgtcccacccctgctaacttttgaacgaattgagctagggtaatgaaattttgggaatgttcctatctcaaaggggaccatcttttgggggggggggggggggggtcaaacaTTTTGGTCTTCcctcagttaaaaaaaacgaaatttaaacggtccaaatataatcaccttaaatttcgtattttttttaatttttcccgaaatttggggacttgccaacgtaatgttgaactaattttgaccttactgagataatgtggaggcaaatctaggggaaattgccttttttcgcgggaaaattgaatgaccttggatttggcgtatttgggggtccgagcccccccttaaaattacagcgatgtgatttctgcaatttttacttaaaagcggacacactttggtaaatttttcccgttttatttttttctttacgataatttgaaccggagttatgattttttgaaaataggtcaaatttgacctttgacctatcataactcggtcaaaattaggatattgatctgcggtttgcgccaaaattcttaattttttatgctctttcgaatgatgtatcacaagataggggttgccatttgaaaaaaaaaaagttgggggccccctgcgccccccctgaggggggaccaaaatgttgacccccccaaaagatggccccctttgagataggaacattcccaaaatttcattaccctagctcaattcgttcaaaagttagcaggggtgggacggacttttggtacaccctgtatatatcGTTACCTTTCGGCAAAGTCATCACAAGTGTCATGCAACGCTTcaacatttccgccgccattctatttttttttttttttt
This window contains:
- the LOC109031706 gene encoding uncharacterized protein encodes the protein MLLGKAALLSILIAALTGATGEPAFGGSRAEDDGAAGRPTAAAEPEPAAARATLDRHRAPETTPTPPAATRAPFRGSAKFVNNIATTNQGYDYKPVSLSSRQPSRRPMTPETPKRKTPSQRTLSLSRTQPENDTSQSSPGEQREHRSSSPVRPYDTRPGRTQPENDTSQSSPGEQREHRSSSLVRPYDTRPGRTQPENDTSQSSPGEQREHRSSSPVRPYDTRPGRTQPENDPSQSSPGEQREHRSSSLVRPYDTRPGRTQPDTQNDPSQSSPESKENTGLHPQ
- the LOC140225464 gene encoding uncharacterized protein; translation: MIVRTIDDPASPTVSKQQKLRILVRSDAKKSTKKNKYSELVRAPTSERVDGESSTRDTSEEPEVGGSTEATAVGRLNKLTFFRNGEEIKGEDLAKKRVTRLQNPRDSNSEKAVESLEPASANGGNDKTNSSADDGDEDKKTLSQQVADGKYGLIHTELFSVKPTRPGIINYEINPEVPKDNVNNLGGLNAEEIWLAENHLLVLSGGGFSDQNSRTRWTPIDNYQAPRRQVKIPERPKVPPPFPVQLTDDGPIEFLKDENGTEHRPPFFPPDFNPLAFPPPFPPNGSFDGGFPPPFPVPPGFFPGNITPGAYPPFPPPYPFPPSLQNDSRPLPLPPRLPPKLPFLPPPGNGTEFDEDDPALYYPPPYDFYYPKDNHSIVPPGPLVPGIVLPPPPDFFAPLNEKPKNKTKTKSKARPRPSNTYLPPPPLKKVPQIFRTTTSTTTSTIATTTAKPIVHNDVTTPEYYYVQTTSPKPIADDITNEITQTTVSNPKYSLPIEENDWMPIPAPVPSYITGPKKPVKAGIVYTFTHTTPPASKPIFHGYTYEKPKIPFKTPDLDLYYKPQQNTKYDDQQSFTPSNFSNQINNELNLVYPVDNDPPRDPSYVTSTGSPSPLYDSLQFKHNFKDYFGGTHLKGSKGFLQSTTDTPFKSYSTTLRPYGKPKALEATYYFYEEPKESSDEYTDGKHTHTKATRKPHHAFYPTPGNGFHSSTPRPIYHHAQSDYNSVTSTTTPAPEKYYYVADLSDPEKFNSEEKYKPSIFDETLKKPLKSEVGSRPIVEFSYSAPSYSGDSGAGHLSDYFNSKPFFDSPKFVVTPKPDNVVYVRPARPTQSPLDDYYSTTKPPRVFKSANRTVTTQQTPWYGLTKEQIATENPYYAFFTHQDDGLIDDITKTYFTIFGQKIKATPSPDIDAPRKHPRPHQPKSGAPAPPLLFNGAIYSSPKPNYIELPYQPVSHRPEHTTSNYATSSEDYGENFPNRYTTTRPPQIAFPTFSSPHENVQFTTPKPFYHGSYGSGNKLVPIQYSTPQPSGDSSNHHFNQRPIKIRPPVLYNDELVNYKRPLPPINPDAEFIAPRPFRNNKFKGRPRLPSGTSQIISYRLPGNGGGHFYFLTPQEVRNFDPIEPLAGENGETEDKGYFKRETHRTLDVERGGKETKVQPVEVK